The following proteins are encoded in a genomic region of uncultured Vibrio sp.:
- a CDS encoding 7-cyano-7-deazaguanine/7-aminomethyl-7-deazaguanine transporter, with amino-acid sequence MSNFTPAQQRNALIYLVLFHLIIIASSNYLVQLPFTIFGLHTTWGAFTFPFIFLATDLTVRVFGAALARKIIFLVMLPALAVSYFLSVVFFEGQFQGVAQLSEFNLFVARIAVASFMAYLLGQILDVHVFNRLRQMKQWWVAPTCSTLFGNALDTIAFFAIAFYQSPDPFMAEHWTEIALVDYGFKLVISLGLFVPMYGVLLNYLIKKLTAVNPDFKVTTTA; translated from the coding sequence ATGAGTAACTTTACCCCTGCGCAGCAGCGCAACGCCCTTATCTATCTGGTTTTATTTCATCTGATCATTATTGCATCCAGCAATTACCTGGTTCAGCTGCCCTTTACGATTTTTGGTCTTCATACCACATGGGGCGCATTTACCTTCCCATTTATCTTTTTGGCCACGGATTTAACGGTACGTGTCTTTGGTGCAGCATTAGCACGTAAGATCATTTTCTTAGTTATGCTGCCTGCTTTGGCCGTGTCTTACTTCCTGTCAGTGGTGTTTTTTGAAGGTCAATTTCAAGGGGTTGCTCAGCTGAGCGAATTTAACCTGTTCGTCGCACGTATCGCAGTGGCGAGTTTTATGGCTTACTTGCTGGGTCAAATTCTGGATGTGCATGTTTTTAACCGCCTTCGCCAGATGAAACAATGGTGGGTTGCGCCTACCTGTTCCACACTGTTTGGTAATGCTCTTGATACCATCGCGTTCTTTGCTATTGCGTTTTATCAAAGCCCAGATCCATTTATGGCTGAGCATTGGACCGAGATTGCGCTGGTGGACTACGGCTTTAAGCTGGTGATCAGTCTTGGTTTGTTCGTCCCTATGTATGGCGTATTACTTAACTATCTGATCAAAAAGCTGACCGCAGTGAATCCGGACTTCAAAGTGACGACGACTGCTTAG
- the gppA gene encoding guanosine-5'-triphosphate,3'-diphosphate diphosphatase has protein sequence MSQAGSSPLYAAIDLGSNSFHMLVVRHIDGSVQTMAKIKRKVRLAAGLDEHNSLSMEAMQRGWDCLSLFAERLQDIPKQNIRIVGTATLRTATNVDKFLEKACDILGHPIEVISGEEEAATIYKGVAHTSGGSGRRLVVDIGGASTELIIGEGFETKALTSLKMGCVTWLENFFKDRQLSGRNFDAAIEGAKQTIKPILEQYIDLGWDVCVGASGTVQALQEIMLAQGMDEVITHSKLKRLQKQAMLADHLEELDIEGLTLERALVFPSGLSILIAVFELLEIDAMTLAGGALREGLVYEMVEELRQNDIRSRTICSVQSRYQLDCEYGEQVANLASKLLQQAGGDGWIAEPQGEVLLETAAKLHEIGLTIDFKKGGEHSAYLLQNLDLPGFTRAQKFFIGEIARRYREQLTSLPEQHALSGNSAKRVLRLLRLAVLLTHRRNPSLEPQVTLSAEGDNLTLGIDAKWLEANPLTAAELEIESNRQTDIGWPLTISSL, from the coding sequence ATGAGTCAAGCAGGATCATCACCGCTATACGCCGCCATCGACCTCGGGTCGAACAGTTTTCACATGCTCGTTGTGCGTCACATCGATGGCAGCGTTCAAACAATGGCTAAAATTAAGCGCAAAGTTCGTCTAGCGGCGGGCTTAGATGAACATAATTCTCTTAGTATGGAAGCTATGCAGCGAGGATGGGACTGCTTAAGTCTATTTGCGGAACGCTTGCAAGATATTCCTAAACAGAACATTCGCATCGTCGGTACCGCTACCTTACGTACCGCGACCAATGTGGATAAGTTTCTCGAGAAGGCGTGTGACATTCTTGGTCATCCTATCGAAGTTATCTCCGGTGAAGAGGAAGCCGCGACTATCTATAAGGGCGTCGCTCATACTTCTGGAGGCAGTGGTCGCCGCCTCGTGGTCGATATCGGCGGTGCCAGTACTGAGCTTATTATCGGGGAAGGGTTCGAAACCAAAGCACTCACCAGTTTAAAAATGGGTTGTGTGACCTGGTTGGAGAACTTCTTTAAAGACCGTCAACTGAGCGGTCGTAACTTTGATGCTGCTATTGAAGGCGCAAAACAGACTATCAAGCCGATTTTAGAGCAGTATATCGACTTGGGTTGGGATGTTTGTGTCGGCGCATCTGGTACTGTTCAGGCACTACAAGAGATAATGCTGGCACAGGGGATGGACGAAGTAATTACTCACTCCAAACTTAAACGCCTGCAAAAACAAGCCATGTTAGCCGATCATTTAGAAGAGCTCGACATCGAAGGCCTGACGCTCGAGCGCGCGCTAGTCTTCCCAAGTGGTCTGTCAATTCTGATTGCTGTGTTTGAGTTACTTGAGATCGATGCGATGACGCTTGCAGGAGGCGCTCTGCGTGAAGGTCTGGTGTACGAAATGGTCGAAGAGTTACGCCAGAACGACATCCGCTCACGCACTATCTGCAGTGTTCAAAGTCGTTATCAGCTGGATTGCGAGTACGGTGAACAAGTGGCAAACCTTGCCAGCAAGCTATTACAACAAGCCGGTGGTGACGGATGGATTGCAGAACCTCAGGGTGAAGTTCTACTGGAAACCGCTGCCAAGTTACATGAGATTGGCTTGACCATTGACTTTAAGAAAGGTGGTGAGCACAGTGCATACTTGCTTCAGAACTTAGATCTCCCGGGATTCACACGCGCGCAAAAATTCTTTATCGGTGAGATAGCCCGTCGTTACCGTGAGCAGCTCACATCTTTACCTGAGCAACATGCCCTATCTGGTAACAGCGCTAAACGTGTATTGCGACTATTGCGACTTGCGGTACTGCTTACCCATCGCCGTAATCCTAGCTTAGAGCCTCAAGTAACACTTTCGGCAGAAGGTGATAATCTGACGTTAGGTATCGACGCAAAATGGTTAGAAGCCAACCCACTAACCGCCGCAGAACTGGAAATTGAATCAAACCGCCAGACCGACATTGGCTGGCCATTAACAATTTCATCGCTATAA
- the rhlB gene encoding ATP-dependent RNA helicase RhlB, protein MKKTHITEQKFADLGLEPQVIDGLDKKGFEFCTPIQALALPVLLTGQDIAGQAQTGTGKTLAFLTATFNHLMTTPEHEGRKPTQPRAIIMAPTRELAIQIYNDAETLIASTGLKAALAYGGESYDKQLAKLQDGVDILIGTTGRIIDFYKQKVFNLNNIQAVVLDEADRMFDLGFIKDIRFLFRRMPEPKERLNMLFSATLSYRVQELAFEHMHNPEHVVVEPEQKTGHRIQEELFYPSNEDKMKLLQTLIEEEWPDRAIIFANTKHKCESVWGHLAADGHRVGLLTGDVPQKKREKILEQFTKGDVDILVATDVAARGLHIPQVTHVFNYDLPDDCEDYVHRIGRTGRAGASGHSISFACEEYAINLPAIEEYIEHTVPVSEYDASALIQDLPAPIRMRAPRTQQRRTNTGGTRSGNRKQQGRRPRQPRQSAPKQS, encoded by the coding sequence ATGAAAAAGACGCATATCACAGAGCAAAAGTTCGCCGATTTGGGGTTAGAGCCCCAAGTTATTGATGGATTGGATAAAAAAGGGTTTGAGTTTTGTACCCCTATCCAAGCCTTGGCGTTGCCGGTACTGCTCACCGGCCAAGACATCGCAGGCCAGGCCCAAACGGGCACTGGTAAGACACTCGCGTTTCTCACTGCAACCTTCAACCACCTTATGACGACTCCGGAGCATGAAGGTCGCAAACCAACGCAGCCACGCGCCATTATTATGGCCCCAACGCGTGAATTGGCGATCCAGATCTATAATGATGCTGAAACCCTGATTGCAAGCACGGGCTTAAAAGCGGCGTTGGCTTACGGTGGCGAAAGCTACGACAAGCAATTGGCTAAGCTCCAAGACGGCGTAGATATACTGATCGGCACCACAGGCCGTATCATCGACTTCTATAAGCAAAAAGTCTTTAACCTGAATAACATTCAAGCGGTTGTGTTAGATGAAGCAGACCGTATGTTCGATCTTGGTTTTATTAAAGACATCCGTTTCTTGTTCCGTCGCATGCCTGAGCCAAAAGAACGTCTGAACATGCTGTTCTCAGCGACACTGTCTTACCGAGTACAAGAACTTGCCTTTGAGCACATGCACAACCCAGAACATGTCGTGGTAGAACCGGAGCAAAAAACTGGCCACCGTATTCAGGAAGAGCTTTTCTACCCATCTAACGAAGACAAAATGAAGCTTCTTCAGACACTTATTGAAGAAGAATGGCCAGATCGTGCGATTATATTTGCTAACACCAAGCACAAATGTGAATCTGTTTGGGGTCACCTGGCAGCCGATGGTCATCGTGTTGGTCTATTGACGGGCGATGTACCACAGAAAAAACGTGAAAAAATTCTTGAACAATTCACTAAAGGTGATGTAGATATCTTGGTCGCGACAGACGTAGCCGCGCGTGGCCTACATATTCCTCAAGTAACACACGTATTCAACTACGACCTGCCAGACGATTGCGAAGACTATGTACACCGCATCGGTCGTACCGGTCGTGCAGGTGCCAGCGGTCACTCTATCAGCTTTGCTTGTGAAGAGTACGCGATCAACCTGCCTGCGATTGAAGAATACATCGAACACACTGTCCCTGTATCGGAATACGATGCGTCAGCTCTGATTCAAGATCTGCCAGCTCCTATCCGTATGCGTGCACCACGTACTCAACAGCGCCGCACAAATACAGGCGGTACTCGCTCTGGTAACCGTAAGCAACAAGGACGTCGTCCTCGTCAGCCACGTCAATCAGCGCCAAAACAATCATAA
- the trxA gene encoding thioredoxin TrxA produces the protein MSDKILQLTDDGFENDVINAAGPVLVDFWAEWCGPCKMIAPILDEVAEEYEGKLTIGKLNIDHNAGTPPKFGIRGIPTLLLFKDGNVAATKVGALSKTQLKEFLDANI, from the coding sequence ATGAGTGATAAGATTTTGCAGCTAACTGATGACGGTTTTGAAAACGATGTAATCAACGCTGCAGGCCCTGTATTAGTAGATTTTTGGGCAGAATGGTGTGGTCCTTGTAAGATGATTGCGCCTATCCTGGACGAAGTCGCTGAAGAGTACGAAGGCAAACTCACTATCGGTAAACTAAATATCGACCATAACGCAGGCACACCACCTAAGTTTGGTATTCGTGGCATTCCAACGCTACTGCTATTCAAAGACGGCAACGTAGCGGCAACGAAAGTTGGTGCTCTGTCTAAAACTCAACTTAAAGAGTTTTTGGACGCAAACATATAA
- the rho gene encoding transcription termination factor Rho — MNLTELKNRPVSDLVKLGESLGLENLARLRKQDIIFAILKAHAKGGEDIFGDGVLEILQDGFGFLRSADSSYLAGPDDIYVSPSQIRRFNLRTGDSIAGKIRPPKDGERYFALLKVNTVNADKPDNARNKILFENLTPLHANERMVMERGNGSTEDITARVLDLASPIGKGQRGLIVAPPKAGKTMLLQNIAQSIAYNHPECELMVLLIDERPEEVTEMQRLVKGEVIASTFDEPASRHVQVAEMVIEKAKRLVEHKKDVVILLDSITRLARAYNTVVPSSGKVLTGGVDANALHRPKRFFGAARNVEEGGSLTIIATALVDTGSKMDEVIYEEFKGTGNMELHLNRKIAEKRVFPAIDFNRSGTRREELLTKNDELQKMWILRKIVHPMGEIDAMEFLIDKLAMTKTNDEFFDAMRRQ; from the coding sequence ATGAACCTTACCGAACTGAAGAACAGACCTGTGTCTGACCTTGTAAAACTGGGCGAAAGCTTAGGATTAGAGAACCTAGCGCGCTTAAGAAAACAAGACATCATCTTCGCGATTTTAAAAGCGCATGCTAAAGGCGGCGAAGACATCTTTGGCGATGGGGTTCTGGAAATTCTGCAAGACGGCTTTGGTTTCCTACGCAGTGCCGATAGTTCCTACCTTGCCGGTCCGGACGATATTTACGTATCACCAAGTCAGATTCGTCGTTTTAACCTACGTACTGGTGACTCAATTGCCGGTAAAATTCGCCCGCCAAAAGACGGTGAACGTTACTTTGCCCTTCTGAAAGTCAACACGGTTAACGCTGACAAACCGGACAACGCTCGTAACAAGATCCTATTTGAAAACTTAACGCCACTGCACGCCAATGAGCGTATGGTGATGGAGCGCGGTAACGGCTCTACAGAAGATATCACAGCACGTGTTCTGGATTTGGCATCACCAATCGGTAAAGGTCAGCGTGGTTTGATTGTTGCTCCGCCAAAAGCGGGTAAGACAATGCTTCTGCAAAACATTGCTCAAAGCATCGCTTATAACCACCCCGAGTGTGAACTGATGGTACTTCTTATCGACGAACGTCCGGAAGAAGTAACAGAGATGCAACGTCTGGTTAAAGGTGAAGTAATCGCTTCAACATTTGATGAGCCAGCATCTCGTCACGTTCAAGTAGCGGAAATGGTTATCGAGAAAGCGAAGCGCTTGGTCGAGCACAAGAAAGACGTGGTTATCCTACTGGATTCGATCACTCGTTTGGCGCGCGCATACAACACGGTTGTACCTTCATCAGGTAAAGTACTAACAGGTGGTGTGGATGCGAACGCACTGCACCGTCCTAAGCGTTTCTTCGGTGCGGCACGTAATGTAGAAGAAGGTGGTAGCTTAACGATCATCGCAACAGCACTAGTCGATACTGGTTCTAAGATGGATGAAGTTATCTACGAAGAATTTAAAGGTACAGGTAACATGGAATTGCACCTGAACCGTAAGATTGCAGAGAAGCGTGTCTTCCCTGCGATTGATTTCAACCGCTCTGGTACTCGTCGTGAGGAGTTACTGACTAAGAATGACGAACTACAGAAAATGTGGATTCTGCGTAAGATTGTTCACCCAATGGGGGAAATCGACGCAATGGAATTCCTCATCGATAAGCTAGCGATGACGAAGACCAATGATGAGTTCTTCGATGCGATGCGTCGTCAGTAA